From one Chanodichthys erythropterus isolate Z2021 chromosome 3, ASM2448905v1, whole genome shotgun sequence genomic stretch:
- the bptf gene encoding nucleosome-remodeling factor subunit BPTF isoform X4 has product MRGRRGRPPKAQLVQEPSTGPVRGLRPRRGLRAKVKVTCDDDYVTPKRGTHHHSTRGRRKARSAASRGRGRGRGTARGRGRRSTASGVVYDDHESDEDDEDAVSLRSEEEEFIEEPLTDEEEEEEDEEEAINDESDYLEELDELEEDDASYCTESSHGSNAVGRKRPRPRRPPSPILEQKEIPLLELPSSSEDLLIPNEQLLNASAIYEVLRSFCTVLRLSPFRFEDFCAALVGQEQCTLMAETHICLLKAILREEDTSNTTFGPADLKDSINSTLYFIDGMTWPEVVRSYCESDPEYHHVLPDLEGEDYPFSPLESKVKVLQFLVDQFLTTNLAREELMSEGVVQYDDHCRVCHRLGDLLCCETCSAVYHLECVKPPLEEVPEDEWQCEICVAHKVPGVTDCLTEFQKSRPYIRQEPIGYDRHQRKYWFLNRRIVVEEDGEDENKQTWYYSTKVQLGELLEVLDKGFWENDLCSVLEEMREEIHTHMDITEELTNKARGNNKAYLTVANDVILDRLKTKQEAELEEVKRRAAEEAERARQELKSGSGEPAVNDQMNSNGSCPQQDSSNGNAMNEQTSADASVSAVPVDEVGSTNVPELAVSSSAIPPKTDSQNPTGNAVTSSSSGEEAGEGTDGVKELADKSSEPAAHGDGDSVLETEPAQTVDENSCSSHFSISECLRGPEEPDLVDRSSQSSLNSQDETGEGKANGDSAKTGSSRMITRLRNPDSKLSQRKVMQDKDGSSQDGSRALKETPPLSSFGSFKRDSNKSSGFFKLGQEGKFRVYHNQYSTNTLALNKHQHREDHDKRRHLSHKFCMTPAGEFKWNGSLYGSKALTVSTLRLTIIQLENNVPAPFLHPNWASHRSNWIKAVQMCSKAREFALALAILECAIKPVVMLPMWKDSLGHTRLHRMTSVEREEKEKVKKREKKLEDEETMQQATWVKYTFPIKHQVWKQKGEEYRVTGYGGWSWVSKTHVHRFFPKLPGNTNVNYRKALEAAKTGMDNQASLSETPKTLVKTDEISSENVPEKDNFQDTSLDSSEEKLSVEKDHVLKVEEQNEEKENETVTEKCDEKNGSVEQMDTSTPNSVNEEKDNITNAPSDDSPLKGEPLDSEVVKDSAPNQPQQSFWHDVVNVSEGFLLRTAYKKIKASKLDGLLERRVKQFTIEEKQRLEKLKQGTISKTSTEKIMEDKEITVAAQDQKVKIEGTISETPKARQTEGVACLVIQEKDNVVKKLDFNQEEEQAKTNTSGPKNILDVRLNDSGDLSPKEHQQKLTEPEPKTASRVAMSELNGNSQSLDQSLSLNTKPDKTVTEVTCPPEDSERKDIIENNENDLDVKRTLPLQVNGKDGPVDPECKNLTDSVNTKELTNTVVEEIKAISPKETVKSLMNGDATQECLKEWTNSTIPQVNSDEDKGVNKLDPDYPPPQKMAKLENNIEESKDSTVSSAEPSSVASESNTRSEVPSHSSKVEPMQVEEAKPPVPSPVPSAEESSLSSDLTENSSSLGETTTVITQVTTTTTTVSTESRMVLTSRDSLASNNGISTPVPTDSKVESTSSVSTLSTTTTTVTKVTDSSQEATLTKECLTTVTKTLTDTKLSPSGATVKSMTVSHEYSTRDRVRLLKFSRTKKTRSGTALPSYRKFVTKSSKKSIFVLPNDELKKLARRGGIREVPIFNYNAKPALDIWPYPSPRPTFGITWRYRLQTVRSLAGVSLMLRLLWACLRWDDMSVKPSPTGGTTRTETSDTDITTTEIIKRRDVGPYGIRSEYCIRKIICPLGVPETPKETPTPQRKGLRSSALRPKKPEPAKQTGPVVIETWVAEEDLELWEIRAFTERVEREKAQAADPTKVSVQKKAEEVKAQLEAQLKQQRLAAQQKRLEQQKPSTTSTTSTLTSTPTTPGTTTQKVVVGSISGQVTTAPKVVMTTKLGSPVTFQQNKNFQQSFASWVKQGQQGNTVSTSSVVTVAANSATTSGQTFHIAAAAGSMAGSVITAKLPVPANSKIVTVNVPTTQGGLVQVQQKVVGIIPSSTAGTAQSFPPFQPRTATINIRPNTTTSTQQVITTGTALRPGMTVIRSPLHQATTLGKTIIRTPLMVQQGQVQQPVQTSTGAQAVGTPPRLSTPNQPQTPQTPSSPRPQQGQVKLTLAQLTQLTQGAQGGNQGLTVVIQGQGQTTGQLQVIPQGVTVIPGPGQQLMQAAMPNGQVQRFLFTPMAPAPASAPAAPAAPTTTTSSGVPATAAPAATTSTTPAPIQPATRLAPQPQPPTTLPPTSSLPPSQPAQHTPTPVSAAIVPQPTPSLQPHPPVQLRPQPQVPPQTSVPPPTPVPAPQIAQVTATAPPQQVTTLPVAQTTVTKVQPQIQLPPQLLSVPGLQQQVISHIQSQVAAQIQAQVQQVGTTAGMPQQIKLQLPIQIQQQGGGQVQAHQIQNLVTIQTASVQEQLQRIQQLCEQQQQKKKQQEAKREQAQQHVSQSDLIQKQVAQKQNVAIEQLKQKKTMTPAEREENQRMIVCNQVMKFILDKIDKDERQAAKKRKREESVEQKRSKQNASKLSALLFKHKEQLKADILKKRALLDKELQLQVQEELKRDLIKLRREKEKAQAAAAQAAAAAAAASAHVHSGLSSYTPTVTSPSTHKRKRDEERDAASKSKRKKMISTTSKDSKRDIKLYCICKTPYDESKFYIGCDLCSNWYHGECVGITEKEAKKMDDYICSECKRAQEGSTEELYCICRTPYDESQFYIGCDRCQNWYHGRCVGILQSEATHIDEYVCPQCQSTEDAMTVLTPLTDKDYEGLKRILRSLQSHKMAWPFLEPVDPNDAPDYYGIIKEPMDLSTMEERIQKRFYSKLTEFVADMTKIFDNCRYYNPSDSPFYQCAEFLESFFVQKLKAFKASRL; this is encoded by the exons ATGAGGGGGAGACGAGGCAGGCCGCCCAAAGCGCAGCTGGTGCAGGAGCCCTCAACGGGGCCGGTGCGCGGGCTGAGACCCCGCCGGGGCTTGCGAGCGAAGGTGAAAGTTACCTGCGATGATGATTATGTCACCCCTAAACGAGGGACCCATCATCATTCAACACGAGGCCGAAGAAAAGCGCGATCCGCGGCATCGAGGGGCAGAGGAAGAGGCAGGGGAACGGCCAGAGGTAGGGGGCGGCGGAGCACCGCGAGCGGGGTGGTTTACGACGACCACGAGAGcgatgaagatgatgaagatgCGGTTAGTTTGAGATCAGAGGAGGAAGAATTCATCGAGGAGCCTCTGACggatgaagaggaggaggaagaagatgaGGAGGAGGCCATCAACGACGAGTCCGACTACCTGGAGGAACTGGACGAATTGGAGGAAGACGATGCGAGTTACTGCACGGAGAGCAGCCACGGCAGCAACGCAG TAGGTCGTAAAAGGCCAAGACCAAGGCGACCACCTTCTCCTATTCTGGAGCAGAAGGAGATTCCTCTTCTGGAGCTGCCCAGTTCCTCCGAGGACCTTCTCATTCCCAACGAGCAGCTACTCAATGCGTCGGCTATTTATGAGGTCCTTCGCAGTTTCTGCACCGTCTTGCGTCTCTCTCCGTTCCGTTTCGAGGACTTCTGCGCTGCTCTGGTCGGACAGGAGCAGTGCACGCTGATGGCGGAGACGCACATCTGTCTGCTGAAGGCCATTTTACGGGAGGAAGACACCTCCAACACCACTTTCGGACCCGCGGACCTCAAGGACAGCATCAACTCCACACTCTACTTCATTGACGGTATGACTTGGCCGGAAGTGGTGCGTTCATACTGCGAAAGCGACCCCGAGTATCACCACGTGCTCCCTGACCTGGAGGGCGAAGACTATCCGTTCAGCCCTTTGGAGAGCAAAGTCAAGGTCTTGCAGTTCCTGGTGGACCAATTCCTCACCACTAACCTCGCCCGTGAGGAGCTCATGTCCGAGGGGGTCGTTCAGTACGACGACCATTGCCGGGTTTGCCACAGGCTCGGCGACCTCCTGTGCTGCGAGACCTGCTCGGCCGTGTATCACCTGGAGTGCGTCAAGCCTCCCCTGGAGGAGGTGCCTGAGGACGAATGGCAGTGTGAGATTTGTGTGGCACACAAAGTGCCCGGCGTAACAGACTGTCTGACAGAGTTCCAGAAGAGCCGGCCGTACATCCGGCAAGAGCCCATTGGTTACGACCGACATCAAAGAAAATACTGGTTTCTCAACAGGAGGATCGTtgt AGAGGAAGATGGCGAGGATGAAAATAAACAGACCTGGTACTACAGCACTAAAGTCCAGCTCGGGGAGCTGTTGGAGGTTCTGGATAAAGGGTTCTGGGAGAATGATCTCTGCTCTGTGCTGGAGGAGATGAGAGAGGAGATCCACACTCACATGGACATTACAGAGGAGCTCACTAACAAGGCCCGTGGGAATAACAAGGCATACCTCACCGTTGCCAATG ATGTGATCCTGGACCGCCTGAAGACCAAGCAGGAAGCGGAGCTCGAGGAGGTGAAGCGACGGGCAGCGGAGGAGGCTGAGAGGGCCAGACAGGAGTTGAAATCAGGATCTGGTGAACCAGCTGTGAACGATCAAATGAACTCGAACGGATCGTGTCCACAACAAGACTCCAGTAATGGGAATGCGATGAATGAGCAAACTTCTGCAGATG cttcagtctcagctgtccCAGTTGATGAGGTGGGCAGCACCAATGTTCCTGAGCTCGCGGTATCCAGCTCAGCCATTCCGCCTAAAACTGACTCCCAGAATCCCACAGGGAATGCTGTGACATCATCTTCCAGTGGTGAGGAGGCAGGGGAAGGGACTGATGGGGTGAAAGAGTTGGCAG ATAAGAGCTCGGAGCCTGCAGCTCACGGTGATGGTGATTCTGTACTAGAGACTGAACCTGCACAGACAGTGGATGAGAACAGCTGCAGCAGTCATTTCTCCATTTCTGAATGCTTGCGAGGTCCAGAAGAGCCTGACCTGGTGGACCGATCCTCACAGTCTTCTCTCAACAGCCAGGATGAAACAG gtgagGGTAAAGCTAACGGAGATAGTGCAAAGACAGGATCTTCACGCATGATTACACGACTCCGGAACCCTGATAGCAAGCTAAGTCAACGCAAGGTCATGCAGGACAAAGATGGCAGCTCTCAGGATGGTAGCAGAGCACTTAAAGAG ACTCCCCCATTGTCGTCATTTGGCTCCTTTAAGAGAGATTCAAACAAGAGCAGTGGCTTTTTCAAACTGGGCCAGGAGGGTAAATTTCGAGTCTACCACAACCAGTACAGCACTAACACACTTGCCCTGAACAAGCACCAACACCGTGAGGACCATGACAAACGCAGACATCTTTCCCACAAGTTCTGCATGACCCCTGCTGGTGAGTTCAAGTGGAACGGATCGCTGTATGGCTCGAAAGCCCTGACTGTGTCTACGTTGAGATTAACCATCATTCAGCTGGAGAACAATGTCCCTGCTCCGTTCTTGCATCCCAACTGGGCATCACACAG GTCAAACTGGATAAAGGCTGTCCAAATGTGCAGCAAGGCGAGAGAGTTTGCGTTAGCTTTGGCCATTCTAGAGTGTGCAATCAAGCCAGTGGTCATGCTCCCTATGTGGAAGGATTCTCTCGGTCACACAAG GCTTCATCGCATGACCTCTGTTGAGCGGGAAGAGAAGGAGAAggtgaaaaagagagagaaaaaactagAAGATGAAGAGACTATGCAGCAGGCCACATGGGTGAAGTACACTTTCCCCATCAAACACCAG GTGTGGAAGCAGAAAGGTGAGGAGTACAGAGTAACTGGGTATGGAGGCTGGAGCTGGGTGAGTAAGACGCATGTCCATCGCTTTTTCCCAAAACTACCTGGAAACACCAACGTCAATTACCGGAAAGCACTTGAGG cagcTAAAACTGGAATGGACAATCAGGCATCTCTTTCAGAAACACCAAAAACTTTGGTTAAAACAGATGAAATTTCATCTGAAAATGTGCCTGAAAAGGATAACTTCCAGGACACATCACTGGATTCTTCTGAAGAAAAGCTATCTGTGGAGAAAGATCATGTGTTAAAAGTTGAAGAACAAAATGAAGAAAAGGAGAATGAAACTGTTACAGAGAAGTGTGATGAAAAAAATGGATCGGTAGAACAAATGGACACCAGCACTCCCAACTCTGTAAATGAGGAAAAAG ATAACATCACAAATGCCCCATCCGATGACTCTCCTTTGAAAGGAGAGCCTTTGGATAGTGAGGTGGTAAAGGATAGTGCTCCTAATCAACCCCAGCAATCCTTCTGGCATGATGTTGTGAATGTCAGTGAAGGCTTCTTGCTACGTACGGCATACAAGAAAATCAAGGCATCAAAACTTGATGGCCTTTTAGAGAGGCGGGTCAAACAGTTCACCATAGAAGAGAAGCAGAGGCTTGAGAAACTCAAGCAGGGAACAATTTCTAAAACCTCAACTGAAAAGATAATGGAAGACAAAGAGATAACTGTTGCTGCTCAAGACCAAAAGGTTAAGATTGAAGGAACTATCTCTGAAACTCCGAAGGCTAGACAGACTGAGGGAGTAGCCTGTCTAGTGATCCAAGAAAAAGACAATGTGGTCAAAAAGCTTGATTTTAACCAAGAGGAAGAACAGGCGAAGACAAACACTTCAGGACCGAAGAACATCCTGGATGTTAGATTAAATGACTCTGGTGACTTATCCCCTAAAGAACATCAGCAGAAGTTGACAGAACCAGAACCCAAGACCGCCAGTAGGGTAGCAATGTCTGAGCTTAATGGAAACTCTCAAAGTCTGGATCAAAGCCTCAGCTTGAACACTAAACCCGATAAAACCGTTACAGAAGTTACGTGTCCACCTGAAGACTCTGAGAGGAAGGACATCATTGAAAACAATGAGAATGACCTAGACGTAAAGAGAACTTTGCCATTGCAAGTAAATGGGAAGGATGGTCCTGTTGACCCAGAATGTAAGAATTTGACTGATAGTGTTAACACAAAGGAGCTAACCAATACCGTTGTGGAGGAGATTAAAGCAATATCACCAAAGGAAACAGTGAAGTCGCTAATGAATGGTGACGCCACTCAAGAGTGTCTTAAAGAATGGACTAATAGCACGATTCCTCAGGTGAATTCGGATGAGGATAAAGGGGTTAACAAACTTGACCCCGATTATCCACCACCTCAGAAAATGGCCAAGTTGGAAAACAACATTGAAGAATCTAAAGACTCCACGGTTTCTTCTGCTGAACCTTCTTCTGTAGCTTCTGAGTCGAACACAAGATCCGAGGTGCCTAGTCATAGCTCTAAGGTAGAGCCGATGCAAGTTGAGGAGGCAAAACCTCCTGTTCCTTCTCCCGTCCCTTCAGCGGAAGAGTCCAGCTTAAGTAGTGACCTCACTGAAAACAGCAGCAGCCTTGGCGAGACTACGACTGTCATTACTCAAGTCACCACAACTACAACCACAGTATCCACAGAGTCCCGCATGGTGTTGACCTCACGTGACAGTCTTGCTTCCAATAACGGGATCAGTACCCCTGTACCAACAGATTCTAAGGTGGAGTCTACCAGCTCTGTTTCAACACTCTCCACTACTACCACTACTGTTACAAAGGTTACAGACTCATCCCAGGAAGCCACTCTAACAAAAGAGTGCTTGACCACTGTCACAAAAACACTGACCGATACCAAGTTGAGTCCTAGTGGTGCCACTGTAAAATCTATGACAGTGAGTCACGAATATTCCACCAGGGACAGGGTACGACTGTTAAAGTTCTCTCGCACCAAGAAAACACGGTCTGGAACGGCCTTGCCCTCGTACCGCAAGTTTGTGACCAAGAGTAGCAAGAAGAGTATCTTTGTGCTTCCCAATGACGAGCTGAAGAAACTTGCAAGGCGCGGTGGTATCCGCGAAGTTCCTATCTTTAACTATAATGCCAAGCCGGCCCTGGACATCTGGCCCTACCCATCCCCTCGACCAACATTTGGGATCACATGGAG ATACCGACTCCAGACAGTGAGGTCTTTGGCTGGAGTGAGCCTAATGCTACGGCTGCTTTGGGCCTGCCTCAGATGGGATGATATGTCTGTGAAACCCTCACCCACAGGAGGGACAACGCGAACAG AGACATCTGACACTGATAtcaccaccactgagatcaTCAAGCGGAGAGATGTTGGTCCTTATGGCATTCGTTCAGAGTATTGCATCAGGAAGATCATTTGTCCCCTTGGGGTGCCTGAGACTCCCAAAG AGACTCCTACACCTCAAAGGAAAGGCCTTCGTTCAAGTGCTCTGAGACCAAAGAAGCCAGAACCAGCTAAGCAGACAGGGCCTGTTGTAATCGAAACCTGGGTGGCCGAGGAAGACCTGGAACTTTGGGAGATTCGAGCCTTTACTGAAAG GGTTGAGAGGGAAAAGGCACAAGCGGCTGACCCAACTAAGGTTAGTGTGCAGAAGAAAGCAGAGGAGGTCAAGGCCCAATTGGAAGCTCAGCTAAAGCAGCAGAGATTGGCAGCCCAGCAG AAACGGTTGGAACAGCAGAAACCTAGCACCACCAGCACCACATCCACCTTGACTAGCACCCCTACGACCCCTGGGACCACTACTCAGAAGGTGGTGGTGGGCTCTATTAGCGGTCAGGTAACTACAGCGCCAAAAGTGGTAATGACCACCAAGCTGGGCTCTCCGGTCACATTCCAGCAAAACAAGAACTTCCAGCAGTCCTTTGCTTCTTGGGTCAAGCAGGGCCAACAAGGCAATACAG TCTCTACCAGTTCGGTTGTGACTGTGGCGGCGAATAGCGCCACCACATCTGGGCAAACGTTCCACATCGCTGCTGCTGCGGGGTCGATGGCCGGCAGTGTCATCACCGCTAAACTACCTGTTCCAGCCAACAGCAAGATAGTCACAGTGAACGTACCAACCACGCAAGGAG GTTTGGTACAGGTACAGCAGAAGGTGGTGGGCATCATTCCATCAAGCACAGCGGGCACCGCACAGTCCTTCCCTCCATTCCAGCCCCGTACGGCCACCATTAACATCAGACCCAACACAACCACCTCCACACAGCAG GTCATTACGACTGGAACCGCTCTACGACCAGGGATGACTGTTATACGCTCTCCCTTGCACCAGGCTACCACCCTGGGGAAGACTATCATTCGCACACCCCTGATGGTTCAACAAG GTCAAGTGCAACAGCCAGTGCAAACAAGTACAGGTGCTCAGGCGGTGGGCACTCCTCCTCGCCTCTCCACACCGAACCAACCCCAGACCCCACAGACGCCCTCTTCTCCCCGACCACAGCAGGGTCAGGTCAAACTCACTCTGGCCCAGCTCACACAGCTCACCCAAGGGGCTCAG GGAGGGAACCAGGGGTTGACAGTAGTGATCCAAGGGCAAGGTCAGACCACCGGCCAGCTGCAGGTCATTCCTCAGGGGGTGACCGTCATTCCGGGGCCTGGTCAGCAACTCATGCAGGCAGCCATGCCCAATGGCCAAGTCCAGCGTTTCTTGTTCACACCCATGGCCCCTGCACCAGCGTCTGCCCCTGCTGCCCCCGCCGCTCCCACCACAACAACCTCATCAGGCGTCCCAGCCACAGCTGCACCAGCTGCCACCACCAGCACAACTCCAGCACCCATTCAACCAG CTACTCGTCTTGCTCCACAGCCCCAACCTCCAACCACACTTCCTCCCACATCATCTCTCCCTCCATCACAGCCAGCCCAGCACACACCcactccagtctcagccgcaaTCGTTCCCCAACCGACTCCATCTCTACAACCCCACCCGCCCGTACAGCTCCGACCTCAGCCCCAAGTCCCTCCACAAACATCAGTCCCGCCCCCTACACCTGTTCCTGCCCCTCAGATAGCACAGGTGACGGCCACCGCACCTCCACAGCAGGTCACCACCCTCCCTGTCGCCCAGACCACAGTTACCAAAGTCCAGCCCCAGATCCAGCTTCCCCCGCAGCTCCTCAGCGTCCCCGGGCTCCAGCAGCAGGTCATCTCCCACATCCAGAGTCAGGTAGCGGCCCAGATTCAAGCTCAGGTCCAGCAGGTCGGGACCACAGCCGGGATGCCCCAGCAGATCAAACTGCAACTGCCCATTCAGATTCAGCAGCAGGGCGGAGGGCAAGTCCAAGCGCACCAGATCCAGAATTTGGTGACCATCCAGACGGCCAGCGTACAGGAGCAGCTTCAGCGGATCCAGCAGCTTTGcgaacagcagcagcagaagaaGAAACAGCAGGAGGCGAAGAGAGAGCAGGCCCAACAGCATGTCAGCCAGAGCGACTTGATACAAAAACAG GTGGCTCAGAAGCAGAATGTGGCCATAGAGCAGTTAAAACAGAAGAAAACCATGACTCCTGCTGAAAGAGAGGAGAACCAGAG GATGATTGTTTGTAACCAGGTGATGAAGTTCATTCTGGATAAAATCGATAAGGACGAGAGGCAGGCGGCCAAAAAGCGGAAACGGGAGGAGTCTGTGGAGCAGAAGCGCAGCAAGCAGAACGCCAGCAAGCTGTCGGCTCTGCTCTTCAAACACAAAGAGCAGCTCAAGGCTGATATCCTGAAGAAAAGAGCACTGCTTGATAAAGAGCTACAGCTGCAAGTGCAG GAGGAGTTGAAGCGCGATCTCATTAAACTGCGGCGGGAGAAGGAGAAAGCTCAGGCTGCGGCTGCACAAGCTGCGGCTGCTGCTGCGGCCGCCAGCGCTCACGTGCACAGCGGTCTCTCCTCATACACACCGACTGTCACCTCACCCTCCACACACAAACGCAAGCGGGACGAGGAGAGAGACGCTGCCTCCAAGTCCAAACGCAAAAAGATGATCTCCACTACCTCAAAGGACAGCAAGAGGGACATCAAGTTATACTGCATCTGCAAGACGCCCTATGATGAGTCTAA